Proteins co-encoded in one Marmota flaviventris isolate mMarFla1 chromosome 9, mMarFla1.hap1, whole genome shotgun sequence genomic window:
- the LOC114099985 gene encoding olfactory receptor 5B3-like, protein MENRTDVTEFILLGLSNDPGLQLPLFVTFLLIYTITLVGNLGMILLILLDSHLHTPMYFFLSNLSLVDFCYSSAVTPMVMAGLLLGDKVISYNACATQMFFFALCANVENFLLCSMAYDRYAAVCKPLHYTTTMTTRVCAYLIIGCYVCGFLNASIYTGNTFSLTFCKSSVVHHFFCDIPAVVAVSCSDRHLHELVLIYVASFNILFALLLIFVSYIFIFITILKMHSAAGYRKAISTCASHLTAVSIFYGTVIFMYLQPSSSHSMDTDKVASVFYTMVIPMLNPMVYSLRNKEVKSAFSKIFLKAK, encoded by the coding sequence ATGGAGAACAGGACAGATGTGACAGAGTTCATCCTGCTGGGATTGTCCAATGACCCAGGTCTACAGCTTCCCCTCTTTGTGACCTTCCTCCTCATCTACACCATCACTCTGGTTGGGAACCTGGGGATGATCCTGCTGATTCTCCTGGACTCCCATCTCCATActcccatgtactttttccttaGTAACCTGTCTCTGGTGGACTTTTGCTACTCTTCAGCTGTCACTCCTATGGTCATGGCTGGGCTCCTTCTAGGAGACAAAGTTATTTCCTACAATGCTTGTGCTACTCAGATGTTCTTTTTTGCATTATGTGCCAATGTGGAAAATTTCCTCTTGTGCTCAATGGCCTATGATCGCTATGCAGCAGTGTGCAAGCCCCTGCACTACACCACCACCATGACGACAAGAGTGTGTGCATATCTGATCATAGGCTGCTATGTCTGTGGTTTCCTGAATGCCTCCATCTACACTGGGAACACGTTCAGTCTCACCTTCTGTAAGTCCAGTGTGGTCCATCATTTCTTCTGTGACATTCCAGCAGTTGTGGCTGTCTCTTGCTCTGACAGACATCTCCATGAGCTGGTTCTTATTTATGTAGCCAGCTTCAATATCTTGTTTGCTCTCCTACTTATCTTCGTATcctatatatttatctttattaccATCCTAAAAATGCACTCAGCTGCAGGGTATCGGAAAGCCATATCCACCTGTGCCTCCCACCTCACTGCTGTCTCCATTTTCTATGGGACTGTTATCTTCATGTACTTACAGCCCAGCTCCAGTCACTCCATGGACACTGACAAAGTTGCCTCTGTGTTCTACACCATGGTCATCCCCATGCTGAACCCTATGGTCTACAGCCTCAGGAACAAGGAGGTCAAGAGTGCATTCTCAAAGATTTTTTTGAAGGCAAAATAA